The sequence below is a genomic window from Microbacterium sp. cx-55.
GTCGGCTGGGTAAACGAGTCCTAGGGACGTCGCCGCCGGGTCTGCGGATGCGGCGGTCATTAGCTCGCAGGTCGTGGTCACCGGGAGGCGGCCGATCACCTGGTGGCGCGACTTGCCTGGCCGGAGGTGGTTGATCTTGTGCCACGAGTCCTGGGCGGGGGAGTAGCTCTCCGTCCGGGTGTCGGAGTCTCGGCGGCGCACTTCGAGTTCGATGACGTCGTACTTCGCGAATTGAGACTCGCCGTCGAGCCATCGAAACGCGATCGGATAGAGGCGAATCCAGGTCAGCAGTCCCGATCGTGTCACGAGGCAAAGCGGCCGTGGAAGCCGCATTCGGCATGCGCCAAAGGACCCACAACAAGCGACCCGCCGCCCTCGAAAAGGCACTCATCGCCAGCTCGCATCGTCACCGCAGTTGCCTGCTCCGACACCTCAGCACCGTCCGGATCCAGATCCGCCCGTTCACACCCGGTCTCGCCGCGCCCAAGAACAGCGTGCTAATCAACCGTCGACCGCAGCCCGACTGAGACTTCAGTCCACGCTGCACTGAGACGAGAGCTGCATGTGAATAAGTCCATCGATCGTCGTGGAGTCGCGGATGCTCATCTTCTCCACCGGCAACGCGTCGCTGTAGCGGATGTCCTCTTGCATGGCTTGGTCTGGGGAGTAGCCCTCGGCATCCCAAACTTGGAGGATTCGTGCCAGCGAGGAGCCGTTATCCGCGGTCGCAAATGTGAACCCGAGCCCACTTCGGGAACCGTCCTCCCCGCACGCGGTCGCCACTACTGAGAGCTCAGCGGGGTCGAGCAGCCCCCCTGAAGAGTCGCGCACCGGGCCGACCGCTGCCTCCAATGACGCCGCGATCATGTTCTGGAGGCCCGCTCGTGCCTCATCCGCGTCGTAGGTCGGCGTTGCGGGGGCTGGAGGGATAGGCGTACGTGCGCCTGTGCTGACCCCGCAAGAAAGCGTGCGGTCGGTGAGCTTCGGGACCGTGAACGCAGGGTCGCCGTCGGCGGACACCGGCGTTGCCGAGTAGTCGACGGCGAAGCTGTACCAGACGTCGAGTGAATCGCCCGTATCGACCACGGTATACGCGCCGTCCGCGAAGGGGTGGTAACCGTCATCAGCGGTGAACTGGTCGACGGCGGTGACCAGCAGACCATCCCGCCGGTACACAGTCCCCCACGCCGCGAAAAGAAACGACTCCTCTTCGACTACGTATCCGGTTTCACAGCCCGCGGCCACCAGCGGCACGACGGTTGCCGAGGAAGTGAGTATCCACATGGCCCCGGTTAGCGCGGTGGCACCGATGGCTACGATGCGGGCAGGAATGAGCAGGAGGAGCCAAGCCCTACCTACTGGAATGACGCACAGTCCGACTGAGAGAGCGGCGAGAGCGATGCCAAGCGCAAGAGCGGCGAGTCGGTCCGAATCGAGAGTGCCGATTAGCACAGAGGTCTCGCCATCCGATGCTGTAGAGACGAGCAACAGCATCGCGAGCGCGGCGGTGGCGCACAGAAGGCTCGCTCCGGCGACCAAGAGACCGATGCGTCGACCTCTGCGCGGCAGCGGCGGCGGGTTGCCCTCAGCCGCAATTGCTGTCACAGGTGCAGTCGACACACTTAGAGAGTACGAGAAGCGCAGACCGAACCTGTCGCGGCCTCAATCGAATCCGCTACGGTCATGTCATGAAGCTCGCTGGCAAGGTCACTGCGGGGATCGCAGTTCTCGTCGTGGGCGGGCTCGTCGTCTTGGCTGCACCAGCCGTTGCTGCCGTGCATGGTGAGCTGTCGTCATGGAGGGTCTTCGCTCCAGTTGAAGAGGAAGAACCTGAGGTTGCGTCGGCAGACGACCCACTCGGCGAAAAGATGATCGACGAGCTGGGCGACGATTACGTGTACGTCGGGGGTGGGACCGCCATTCCGAAGGACAGTCCGCCCGGCTGCGATGAGCCCGCCTGGATGCATCTCGGTGCGATGAGTGCGAGCCTCAGCGGTAATCTCATCGACCGCGGCGCAAGCGACTTCGCGGCGGGGACCGTAGGCCTAGGTGAAGAAGGTCAGATCCTCACGTACACCGTGGAGGCCGGTGACGCGCTGTATTCGATCGGTGACAGATTCTGTATTGCGAATGCTCTGACGATCGCCACCCTCAATCACACTCGAACGATTCAACCTGGCGAGGTGCTTCTGCTCGCCCCAGACAGCTCCATCCCCTGGATCCCGTATTTCAACCCGGCTGACGCCCCCGCTGGTTATCAGCAGATCCCATATCAGCTGGCTGTCGAAGCGATGAGTTCCGCCGCGCAAGCGGGCGACGTCGGCGCGATGCGCGAGATCTTCGAAGGCGAGCTATCCGCGCTGTTCCCCAACTCAGCCGACGCTGACCTGATCGCCGATGCGCTCGAGACTGGCGATCTCAAAGTGCTGCGCCAGATGTTTGCATAGTCGACGGCAAGACGATTGTCGTCGGCTCCTCGCGGTGCCGAGCGCGAGTCTGCTTCCCAGGTCCAAGGTGCGCGCAGAGTCCACTCCGCGGATCCAAGCTTCGATGACGAACTACAGGTCTAATGGCGCGCGACCGCGCCGGGCGATTGGCGCCTCAGTTGCAGGTGCCGCGAGTTCCTCCAGACTCAGCCACAACATCGTTGACACAAACTACTGATGGCTTGTCATTGGACATCCATCCGCGTCGGTCCCGCGCAGCGGCCGAGGCCGTTCACGTGGTCCGTGGGCCCGCGAGAGTCCTAAGTGGCTGCGAAACCGGTCCGTAGATCTCCATCTAGCGAAGGAGGCCCAGCCAAGATGCTCCTCCTAACCTGGGAGACATGGACGACTTTCTTGGCTGGGGTGCGATCGTGGTTGTGCTCGCCATCCCGATCGTCTTCGGGGTGGTGGGAATCGCAACGCGCCGGCGCCATCGTGCAGGCGACGCTGGCGCGCCCTCATCCGCCGGTTTGCTCGGCTTTGATGAGCTCTTCCACCCGTCCGCTCACAACGCGCGGATCGCGTGGGAAGCCGAGCAGATGATTCCTGTCCCGGCACCGACGCCCGACAAGGGGCCGGGGGTCATCGACGGCGACAACAGGATCGTGATCGAGATCTCCGAATGATGCAGTCGTCGGACGACTGGCCTCGCTATCGCCAGAGCACATCTGCTCCGCGGAGGCCGGACACACGACACGGCGCACCCGGGATGTTCCCGGATGCGCCGTGTCGTGGTGCGGTCGGCGTGCTTACGCCTGGATGAAGGCGAGCAGGTCGGGGTTGATGACGTCGGCGTGCGTGGTCAGCATCCCGTGCGGGTATCCCTCGTAGATCTTGAGCGTCGCGTTCGGGAGGAGCTCGGCCTGCTTGAGGGCGGCGTCCTTGTACGGAACGACCTGGTCGTCGTCGCCCTGCGTGACCAGAACCGGCACGGTGATCGCCTTCAGATCTTCGGTCTGGTCGGTCTCGGAGAACGCCCTGATGCCCTCGTAGTGGGCCAGCGCGCTACCGGTCATGCCCTGACGCCACCAATTGTCGACGACCGGCTGCGAGAGCGTCACGCCGGGCCGATTGAAGCCGTAGAAGGGCCCCGAGGCGACGGCGACGTAGAACTCGGCGCGGTTCGCGGCCAGCGCGCTGCGGAATCCGTCGAAGACCGAGACCGGGGTTCCGTCGGGGTTCGCGTCGGTCTGCACCATGAGCGGCGGCACGGAGGAGACGAGGATCGCCTTCGCGACACGGCCCTGCGGCTCGCCGTACTTCGCGACGTAGCGCGCGACCTGCCCGCCCCCGGTGGAGTGCCCGATGTGGATGACGTTGCGGAGATCGAGGTGCTCGACGACCGCTGATGCGTCGCTGGCGTAGTGGTCCATGTCGTGGCCGGTACCGATCTGCGACGAACGACCGTGACCGCGGCGGTCGCTGGCGACGACGCGGTAGCCCTTCGAGAGGAAGAAGAGCATCTGGGCGTCCCAGTCGTCGGAAGACAGCGGCCATCCGTGGTGGAACATGATCGGCTGGGCGTCGGTGCTGCCCCAGTCCTTGTAGAAGATTTCTGCGCCATCTTCTGTGGTCACAAACGGCATGATCGACCTCCGAGTTCGTCTCGCGCCGAGTCGTGCTCGGAACGATTCCTGGGAAATTCGCTCCTCGACGAATGCGAGGCGCGCGATCACCGTAACGCGGTGGGGGCGGCCCGGTCCCGGCTACGGGCGAAGTCCCGACACCTGTTCAGTCGCGTTCGTTCCGATGTCGATTTCTCGGCGGATGCCGGTGCTGCCGAGTGACCGCCCCGCGAGCGGGGTGGGGGTGGGTTCGCGCTCGAGCGCGGGGCGGGGCGTGCTCAAGTGGCGCAATCCGTCGCCCCCGGATGCGGATCGCGACACGTGAGCGGGATGGGGGTGGGTTCAGGTGGCGCAATCTGTCGGGTCGGGGCGCGGATTGTGACACGTGAGCGGGGTGGGGCGGGTTCGCGCTCGAGCGCGGGGCGGGGCGTGCTCAAGTGGCGCAATCTGTCGCCCCCGGATGCGGATCGCGACACGTGAGCGGGGTGGGGGCGGCATTCATGATCGGACCGCTGGCCCAGTTCTGGCTGATCCCGTACATGAACACGGATGCGGGGCGAAACGCCTGGGGGTGGCTGCTGGGTGACGGCGAGGCACGGGGGATCGCGCTGGTGTTCGTGCTCGCGAGCCTCGTGATGCTCGTGCTCGTTCTGCTCGCCCTGATGTCGCCGCCGTACCGACGGCTGTCACGGTCGTACGCGAGTGCCGCGCCGCCCCTCCCGGCGGAGGTCCCGGCCTGAGCCGCGGCGGAGCAGGCGCCCCGGGCGGGGGAGGATGGAGGGGTGACCGCATCCGCATCCGTTCCCGTGCTCGCTGACCGACTCGACCTGCGGCTCGTCGCCGTCGACATGGACGGCACTCTGCTCGACGAACACGGCCAGGTGCCCGAGGGGCTGTGGCCGATGCTCGACCGGCTGCGAGAGCGCGGCATCCTCTTCGCCCCCGCCAGTGGCCGCCAGTACGCGACGTTGCGGCGAGAGTTCGGCGCCCACGGCGATGACATGGTGTTCATCGCCGAGAACGGAACGTACGTCGTGCAGCACGACGAGGAGATCAGCTCGGATGTGCTCGCGCCCCCGGTCGTCGCCGACGTCCTCGCGGCAGCCCGCGCGCTCACGGTCGACGC
It includes:
- a CDS encoding LysM peptidoglycan-binding domain-containing protein — its product is MKLAGKVTAGIAVLVVGGLVVLAAPAVAAVHGELSSWRVFAPVEEEEPEVASADDPLGEKMIDELGDDYVYVGGGTAIPKDSPPGCDEPAWMHLGAMSASLSGNLIDRGASDFAAGTVGLGEEGQILTYTVEAGDALYSIGDRFCIANALTIATLNHTRTIQPGEVLLLAPDSSIPWIPYFNPADAPAGYQQIPYQLAVEAMSSAAQAGDVGAMREIFEGELSALFPNSADADLIADALETGDLKVLRQMFA
- a CDS encoding alpha/beta fold hydrolase, whose protein sequence is MPFVTTEDGAEIFYKDWGSTDAQPIMFHHGWPLSSDDWDAQMLFFLSKGYRVVASDRRGHGRSSQIGTGHDMDHYASDASAVVEHLDLRNVIHIGHSTGGGQVARYVAKYGEPQGRVAKAILVSSVPPLMVQTDANPDGTPVSVFDGFRSALAANRAEFYVAVASGPFYGFNRPGVTLSQPVVDNWWRQGMTGSALAHYEGIRAFSETDQTEDLKAITVPVLVTQGDDDQVVPYKDAALKQAELLPNATLKIYEGYPHGMLTTHADVINPDLLAFIQA